Proteins encoded together in one Oikeobacillus pervagus window:
- a CDS encoding YhcN/YlaJ family sporulation lipoprotein, with protein MKKWLLFISIFFLTACAQNNDVGFDNQNNRNGAVHPEKVNVRNTTNKDVDRESGQKIARHLEKLATSIPNVRGATAVVIGNYAVVGINVDANTERSQVGTIKYSVAESLKEDPHGAMAVVVADPDVNARLKEIQNDIQNGQPIQGITNELADIVGRLMPEIPKNLVEPQNPDRAPDKQKKEMSPKEEKQLEKEQQDQSNQYKD; from the coding sequence ATGAAAAAATGGCTACTGTTTATTTCAATTTTCTTCTTAACGGCTTGTGCGCAAAATAATGATGTTGGTTTCGACAACCAAAATAATCGAAATGGAGCGGTTCACCCAGAGAAAGTAAATGTTAGAAACACAACAAATAAAGATGTTGACCGTGAAAGTGGTCAGAAAATCGCCAGACATTTAGAAAAATTAGCGACAAGTATACCAAACGTTCGCGGTGCAACTGCAGTTGTTATAGGAAATTATGCCGTAGTGGGGATTAATGTAGATGCAAATACCGAACGTTCCCAAGTTGGCACAATTAAATATTCTGTTGCTGAAAGTTTGAAAGAGGATCCACATGGTGCAATGGCAGTCGTTGTCGCTGATCCCGATGTCAATGCACGTCTTAAAGAAATACAAAATGATATTCAAAATGGTCAACCTATTCAGGGGATTACCAATGAATTAGCGGATATTGTTGGAAGATTAATGCCTGAAATACCGAAGAATCTTGTCGAACCTCAAAATCCAGATCGTGCCCCTGATAAGCAAAAAAAGGAAATGAGTCCAAAGGAAGAAAAACAATTAGAGAAAGAGCAACAGGATCAATCCAATCAATATAAAGATTAA
- a CDS encoding PhoH family protein, producing the protein MNLGKIYVLDTNVLLQDPFAIFSFEENEVVIPAVVLEEVDSKKRYMDEIGRNARQVSKIIDKLRQTGKLHEKIPLENGGSLRIELNHRSFHQLQEIFIEKTNDNRILAVAKNLSLEEGEKENGRPVILVSKDTLVRVKADALGLQAEDFLNDRVIELNDIYSGFLEVYVSKDLLNYFYVKGELQLSEITHHPFYPHQFLIIKDALGSSASAVGIVDSTGKMVKKLIYDQDPIWGIKPRNVQQMMALEMLLRADIPLVTLAGKAGTGKTLLALAAGLLQTEDHKSYNKLLVARPIVPVGKDIGYLPGEKQEKLRPWIQPIYDNLEYLFNTKKPGEIDNILAGLNSIEVEALTYIRGRSIPEQFIIIDEAQNLTKHEVKTILTRVGEKSKIVLMGDTAQIDHPYLDEYNNGLTYVIEKFKDQKVAGHIKLMKGERSGLAQLAADIL; encoded by the coding sequence ATGAATTTGGGTAAAATTTATGTGTTAGATACGAACGTCTTGTTACAGGATCCATTTGCAATATTTTCCTTTGAAGAGAATGAAGTAGTCATACCAGCAGTTGTACTTGAAGAAGTGGACTCAAAAAAAAGATATATGGATGAGATTGGAAGGAATGCAAGACAAGTATCAAAAATCATTGATAAATTAAGACAAACAGGCAAGCTCCATGAAAAAATTCCTCTCGAAAATGGTGGATCATTAAGAATTGAATTAAATCACCGATCATTCCATCAGCTTCAAGAAATATTTATTGAAAAAACGAATGATAATCGGATATTAGCTGTAGCGAAAAATTTATCGCTTGAAGAAGGAGAGAAAGAGAATGGTCGCCCTGTTATATTAGTAAGTAAAGATACTCTTGTGCGTGTAAAAGCTGATGCACTAGGCTTACAGGCGGAAGATTTCTTAAATGATCGTGTAATTGAATTAAATGATATATACAGTGGATTTTTAGAAGTGTATGTTTCGAAAGATCTCCTAAATTATTTTTATGTGAAGGGTGAATTGCAATTATCAGAAATTACTCATCATCCTTTTTATCCTCATCAATTTTTAATTATAAAAGATGCACTAGGAAGTTCTGCTTCAGCCGTCGGAATAGTAGATTCAACTGGGAAAATGGTCAAGAAATTAATCTATGATCAAGACCCTATTTGGGGAATCAAGCCTCGTAATGTTCAACAAATGATGGCGTTGGAAATGTTATTACGAGCGGATATTCCGCTTGTGACATTGGCTGGGAAAGCCGGAACAGGTAAAACGCTCTTAGCTTTAGCTGCCGGTCTACTGCAAACAGAAGATCATAAATCCTATAATAAACTTCTTGTTGCAAGACCGATTGTGCCTGTTGGAAAAGATATTGGGTATTTACCAGGGGAAAAACAAGAAAAGCTTCGCCCATGGATTCAACCAATTTACGACAACTTAGAGTATTTATTTAATACAAAAAAGCCAGGGGAGATCGATAATATTTTAGCGGGATTAAATTCCATTGAAGTAGAAGCCCTAACGTATATTCGGGGGAGAAGTATTCCAGAACAATTTATCATTATCGATGAAGCCCAAAATTTAACGAAGCATGAGGTAAAAACCATTTTAACACGGGTGGGAGAAAAAAGTAAAATTGTGTTAATGGGGGATACAGCCCAAATTGACCATCCATATTTAGACGAATATAACAATGGGTTAACCTATGTCATTGAGAAGTTTAAGGATCAAAAAGTTGCCGGCCACATTAAATTGATGAAAGGGGAACGCTCAGGTTTAGCCCAATTAGCAGCAGATATTTTGTAG
- a CDS encoding HD-GYP domain-containing protein has protein sequence MRLKSVESLQEDEVLAKPIYNEKGRILIKKEVPLKKYMIERLKTLGVSFVYIHDPNTNDVVVRQVLSDETRQEAIKVIKDTFELVQNDLDLSNKFIFDKIGRRFSTVVRNILQEIRGNHEAISLLSELFSYDQYIFTHSLNVTIYSLALAVELNQFNQKQLEEIGLGAMLHDIGKVFIPKPILMKPGGLTDEEYAIIQQHTVQGFELLRKESTIPLVAAHCAFQHHERLNGSGYPRGLKGDEIHIYARIMAVADVYDAVTSNRVYRKALLPHDAFEILFAGVGKLFEKEMVESFRRAIIVYPNGLSVHLNDGRKGIVVSQSKGFSDRPVVRILEEDKHELLMPYEVDMSKDFSILIDETDITLIGKKADGNNDQQ, from the coding sequence ATGAGACTTAAATCAGTCGAATCCCTACAAGAAGATGAAGTATTGGCAAAACCGATTTACAATGAAAAGGGACGCATTCTTATTAAAAAGGAAGTGCCATTAAAAAAATATATGATCGAAAGGCTAAAGACACTTGGAGTTTCATTTGTCTATATTCACGACCCCAATACAAATGATGTTGTCGTTAGACAAGTATTATCTGATGAAACTAGACAAGAAGCCATTAAGGTGATAAAAGATACTTTCGAACTCGTTCAAAATGATCTTGATTTATCCAATAAATTCATTTTTGACAAAATAGGTAGACGATTCTCTACTGTAGTTCGTAATATTTTACAGGAAATTCGCGGGAATCATGAAGCCATATCCTTACTATCTGAATTGTTTTCTTACGACCAATATATCTTCACTCATTCACTTAATGTCACGATCTATTCGCTTGCATTAGCGGTTGAATTAAACCAATTTAACCAAAAACAGCTGGAGGAAATTGGGCTTGGTGCAATGCTCCACGATATTGGAAAAGTATTCATTCCCAAACCAATATTAATGAAACCCGGGGGCTTGACAGATGAGGAATATGCCATCATCCAACAGCACACGGTTCAGGGCTTTGAATTATTAAGGAAGGAATCTACCATTCCATTAGTTGCGGCTCATTGTGCCTTTCAGCATCATGAAAGGCTAAATGGATCAGGATATCCCCGGGGGTTAAAGGGAGATGAAATTCATATTTATGCGCGAATTATGGCTGTAGCAGATGTATATGATGCCGTTACCTCCAATAGGGTTTACAGAAAGGCATTACTTCCGCATGACGCATTTGAAATTTTATTTGCAGGTGTAGGGAAATTATTTGAAAAAGAAATGGTAGAATCTTTCCGAAGAGCAATCATTGTCTATCCAAATGGACTATCTGTACATTTGAATGATGGAAGAAAAGGAATAGTTGTTAGTCAGAGCAAGGGCTTTAGCGATCGGCCTGTTGTTCGAATTTTAGAAGAAGATAAGCATGAGTTGTTAATGCCATATGAGGTAGATATGTCTAAAGATTTTTCGATATTAATTGATGAAACAGATATAACATTAATAGGTAAGAAGGCCGATGGCAACAACGATCAACAGTAA
- a CDS encoding peptidyl-prolyl cis-trans isomerase, translating into MIIPFKGKVKFPITLDAGVWIFDDRKIDLNTYFEDENKENLSENEEYAKKLSKYWEKEIREGAVSPPTVKSERQYEKVKLLTGTFGIKLAPFLKNAEPKEGSTVLVIETEKDDVTIPLEKAEDLILGFSKEGKPLREDGPIHVYYGDGSNKEQPIRFVKAFRVE; encoded by the coding sequence ATGATTATTCCATTTAAAGGTAAAGTCAAATTTCCTATCACTTTAGATGCAGGGGTATGGATCTTTGACGACCGTAAAATTGATTTGAATACATATTTTGAAGACGAAAACAAAGAAAACCTTAGTGAAAATGAAGAATATGCAAAAAAACTCTCTAAATATTGGGAAAAAGAAATACGAGAAGGTGCAGTTTCACCGCCTACTGTTAAATCAGAAAGACAATATGAAAAAGTGAAACTGCTTACAGGTACATTTGGAATTAAACTAGCGCCTTTTTTAAAAAATGCTGAGCCCAAAGAAGGTTCAACTGTATTAGTCATAGAAACTGAAAAAGACGATGTCACAATCCCTCTTGAAAAAGCAGAAGATCTCATTCTTGGCTTTTCTAAGGAAGGGAAACCTCTTCGTGAAGATGGCCCCATCCATGTTTATTATGGGGATGGTTCTAACAAGGAACAACCTATCCGTTTCGTGAAAGCATTTCGGGTCGAATAA
- a CDS encoding YlaN family protein: MASEMTVNHREKAYSILKADADKILRLIKVQMDNLTMPQCPLYEEVLDTQMFGLSREIDFAIRLGLVDEKDGKNLIDSLERELSALHDASTKK; encoded by the coding sequence ATGGCGTCTGAAATGACAGTGAACCATCGGGAAAAAGCCTACTCTATTTTAAAAGCAGACGCAGACAAGATTTTGCGCCTAATTAAGGTTCAAATGGATAATTTGACGATGCCTCAATGTCCACTATATGAGGAAGTTTTAGATACACAAATGTTTGGCTTATCCCGTGAAATAGATTTTGCTATTCGTCTAGGTTTAGTAGACGAAAAAGATGGTAAAAATCTTATAGATTCTTTAGAGAGGGAATTATCAGCACTACATGATGCTTCCACAAAGAAATAA
- a CDS encoding FtsW/RodA/SpoVE family cell cycle protein codes for MFKKILRSYDYSLILTFFVLCFFGLMMIYSASSVMAVQRYHWESDFFYNKQKIHLVIATIVFLCGAIFPYKIYKNSKFLMTITATTLGFLLLLFAFGHVSNNAQSWFRFGAMSIQPSEFAKLVIIIYMSAIYAKKQKKINSFDSGVIPPVIFLIVTCAVIIVQPDFGTALIIFLIGCTIIISSGMRFKSIWKLVVLGLGTVILLSPLFYFKKDSIFTDVKMGRIYGFLDPFKHASEDGYHLVNSYLAIGSGGVKGLGLGQSTQKLGYLPEPHTDFIMSVIAEELGVLGVALVIGGLAFIVLRGIRVAMKCEDPFGSMLATGISSMIGIQSFINLGGVSGIIPITGVTLPFISYGGSSLILLSLSMGILVNVAMFSKFEKEYKKKKTNVTGLTDYQANI; via the coding sequence ATGTTTAAAAAAATCTTAAGATCCTATGATTACTCGCTGATTCTTACGTTCTTTGTTCTTTGTTTTTTTGGATTAATGATGATCTATAGTGCCAGTTCAGTGATGGCTGTTCAACGGTATCATTGGGAGAGTGACTTCTTCTATAATAAGCAAAAAATACATCTGGTAATCGCAACCATTGTCTTCCTTTGCGGGGCTATTTTTCCGTATAAGATTTATAAAAATAGTAAATTTCTAATGACAATTACGGCTACAACATTAGGATTTTTGTTGTTATTATTTGCTTTTGGACATGTATCCAATAATGCACAGAGTTGGTTTCGGTTTGGAGCCATGAGTATCCAACCATCGGAGTTTGCTAAACTGGTCATCATCATTTATATGTCAGCTATCTATGCAAAAAAACAAAAGAAAATTAATTCATTTGACTCCGGAGTCATACCTCCCGTTATTTTTCTAATTGTCACTTGTGCCGTCATTATCGTTCAACCAGATTTCGGTACAGCCTTAATTATTTTTCTAATTGGATGTACCATTATCATTTCATCGGGAATGAGATTTAAAAGTATATGGAAACTGGTTGTGCTGGGCCTCGGTACTGTGATTCTTTTATCTCCCCTATTTTATTTTAAAAAAGATTCCATATTTACAGATGTGAAAATGGGAAGAATTTATGGTTTTTTAGATCCCTTTAAACATGCAAGTGAAGATGGTTATCATCTAGTGAATTCCTACTTAGCTATAGGTTCAGGTGGAGTAAAAGGGTTAGGATTAGGTCAAAGTACTCAAAAACTTGGGTATTTACCTGAACCCCATACAGACTTTATAATGTCAGTAATCGCTGAAGAACTAGGAGTATTAGGAGTGGCACTAGTTATTGGGGGATTAGCTTTTATTGTATTAAGGGGAATACGGGTTGCCATGAAATGTGAGGATCCGTTTGGTTCTATGCTTGCTACAGGTATTTCTAGTATGATTGGAATTCAATCTTTTATCAATTTAGGTGGAGTTTCTGGTATAATTCCTATTACTGGCGTAACACTTCCATTTATTAGCTATGGTGGTTCCTCCTTAATATTACTTTCACTTTCCATGGGGATACTAGTAAATGTAGCGATGTTTTCTAAATTTGAGAAAGAATATAAAAAGAAAAAAACAAATGTTACAGGCTTAACTGATTATCAAGCCAATATTTAA
- the pyc gene encoding pyruvate carboxylase produces MRKIEKVLVANRGEIAIRVFRACSELHMRTVAIYSKEDSGSYHRYKADEAYLVGEGKKPIDAYLDIEGIIEIAKNAEVDAIHPGYGFLSENIEFAKRCEDEGILFIGPKSKHLDMFGDKVKARKQAQLADIPVIPGSDGPIEHFEDAVTFGKSVGFPIMIKASLGGGGRGMRVVRSAEEVKESFERAKSEAKAAFGNSEVYAEKFVENPKHIEVQILGDQQGNIIHLFERDCSVQRRHQKVVEVAPCVSISEDLRNRICDAAVRLMNNVSYINAGTVEFLVAGDEFYFIEVNPRVQVEHTITEMITGVDIVQSQILIAEGHALHSEKVGIPKQNDLRINGYAIQSRVTTEDPLNNFMPDTGRIMAYRSGGGFGVRLDAGNGFQGAEITPYYDSLLVKVSTWALTFEQAASKMVRNLREFRIRGIKTNIPFLENVMRHENFVTGDYDTSFIDTTPELFTFPASKDRGTKMLNYIGTVTINGFPGVEKRKKPVFEKPRIPKVHQFDETPSGTKQILEAKGADGLVQWVKDQNQVLLTDTTFRDAHQSLLATRIRTNDLKQIAKPTSKLLPELFSMEMWGGATFDVSYRFLKEDPWERLATLRKQIPNLLFQMLLRASNAVGYKNYPDNVIREFVEKSANEGIDVFRIFDSLNWVKGMEVAIDAVRQSGKIAEASLCYTGDIDDPTRTKYNIDYYKKMAKELENQGAHILGIKDMAGLLKPQSAYRLISELKETVDIPIHLHTHDTSGNGIYMYAKAVEAGVDIVDVALSSMSGLTSQPSANTLYYALKGTKREPNVDIKSLESLSGYWEDVRKFYSDFESGMVAPHTEVYQHEMPGGQYSNLQQQAKAVGLGDRWDEVKEMYHQVNLMFGDIIKVTPSSKVVGDMALFMVQNDLSEADVIERGDTIDFPASVIEFFEGYLGQPYGGFPEKLQKVILKGRNPISVRPGELMEDVDFEELEKQLTEEIGQPVTNKDVIAYSLYPKVFTDYVKTFEQFGDVGVLDTPTFFFGMRLGEEIEVEIETGKTLIVKLVSIGQPQVDGTRIVYFELNGQPREVVIKDESIKSTVAAKAKVDPKNEEHIGATMPGTVIKVIANKGEKVKRGDHLMITEAMKMETTVQAPFSGIIKDIYVQNGDAISAGDLLIELQKA; encoded by the coding sequence ATGAGAAAAATTGAAAAAGTATTAGTGGCTAATAGGGGTGAAATTGCCATCCGTGTATTCCGTGCGTGTTCGGAACTGCATATGAGAACAGTCGCTATTTATTCGAAAGAAGATTCAGGCTCTTACCACCGTTACAAAGCGGATGAAGCCTATCTTGTTGGGGAAGGAAAAAAGCCGATTGATGCATATCTTGATATTGAGGGAATTATTGAGATTGCCAAGAATGCAGAAGTAGATGCTATTCATCCGGGGTATGGCTTTTTATCTGAAAATATTGAATTTGCAAAACGATGCGAAGACGAAGGCATTCTTTTTATCGGTCCAAAGAGCAAGCATTTAGACATGTTTGGTGATAAAGTCAAGGCTAGAAAGCAGGCCCAACTTGCCGATATTCCTGTCATTCCAGGTAGTGATGGTCCAATTGAACATTTCGAAGATGCTGTAACATTTGGGAAATCGGTTGGATTCCCTATTATGATTAAAGCTTCTCTAGGTGGTGGTGGCCGCGGAATGCGTGTTGTCCGAAGTGCGGAAGAAGTAAAAGAATCATTTGAACGTGCAAAATCGGAAGCAAAGGCTGCCTTTGGAAATAGTGAAGTATACGCAGAAAAGTTCGTTGAGAATCCGAAACATATTGAAGTACAGATTTTAGGAGACCAACAGGGAAATATTATTCACTTATTCGAGCGTGATTGTTCTGTACAAAGACGTCACCAAAAGGTAGTTGAAGTTGCTCCATGTGTATCAATTTCCGAAGATTTGCGCAATCGCATTTGTGATGCAGCTGTACGCCTTATGAATAATGTTTCATATATTAATGCAGGTACTGTTGAATTTCTAGTAGCTGGAGATGAATTTTACTTTATTGAAGTGAATCCACGGGTACAAGTTGAACATACAATTACTGAAATGATAACAGGTGTCGATATTGTACAATCACAAATTTTAATAGCGGAAGGACACGCATTACATAGTGAGAAAGTGGGAATTCCAAAACAAAATGACCTTCGGATAAATGGATATGCTATTCAATCACGTGTAACAACAGAGGATCCGCTAAATAACTTCATGCCAGATACTGGTAGAATAATGGCATATCGTTCTGGTGGAGGATTTGGTGTACGTTTAGATGCTGGTAATGGTTTCCAAGGTGCAGAAATTACCCCTTACTATGATTCATTGCTCGTTAAAGTATCCACTTGGGCACTAACCTTTGAACAAGCTGCTTCTAAGATGGTCCGTAACCTTCGTGAATTTCGTATTCGTGGAATCAAAACCAATATCCCTTTCCTTGAAAATGTAATGAGACATGAAAACTTTGTAACAGGAGATTATGATACCTCCTTTATCGATACTACACCAGAATTATTTACTTTCCCTGCAAGTAAAGACCGTGGAACAAAAATGTTAAATTATATTGGTACTGTTACAATTAACGGCTTCCCAGGGGTTGAAAAAAGAAAAAAACCAGTTTTTGAAAAGCCACGTATCCCGAAAGTTCATCAATTTGATGAAACCCCTTCAGGTACGAAGCAAATTTTAGAAGCAAAAGGCGCTGATGGGTTAGTTCAGTGGGTAAAAGATCAAAACCAAGTGTTGTTAACAGATACGACATTCCGAGATGCTCACCAATCCCTTTTAGCGACAAGAATTCGTACTAATGATTTGAAACAGATTGCAAAACCAACTTCCAAATTACTACCAGAATTATTTTCAATGGAAATGTGGGGTGGAGCAACATTTGATGTATCTTACAGATTCTTAAAAGAAGACCCTTGGGAAAGACTGGCGACCCTTCGTAAGCAAATTCCAAATCTTTTATTCCAGATGCTTCTAAGAGCTTCAAATGCAGTAGGATATAAAAACTATCCAGATAATGTAATTCGTGAATTTGTTGAAAAATCTGCCAATGAGGGAATTGATGTATTCCGCATATTTGATAGCTTGAACTGGGTAAAAGGCATGGAAGTAGCCATTGATGCTGTAAGACAAAGCGGAAAAATTGCGGAAGCATCGTTATGTTATACAGGGGACATTGATGATCCGACAAGAACAAAATATAATATTGATTATTACAAAAAAATGGCTAAGGAATTAGAAAACCAAGGGGCTCATATATTAGGAATTAAAGATATGGCAGGATTATTAAAACCTCAATCTGCTTACCGTTTAATTTCTGAATTAAAAGAGACAGTTGATATTCCGATTCATTTGCATACACATGATACAAGTGGAAATGGAATCTATATGTATGCAAAAGCTGTAGAAGCAGGCGTGGATATTGTGGACGTTGCATTGAGCTCCATGTCTGGATTAACTTCCCAGCCAAGTGCGAATACATTGTATTATGCATTAAAAGGAACAAAACGTGAGCCGAATGTAGATATCAAATCATTAGAATCATTATCTGGTTATTGGGAAGATGTTCGTAAATTTTACAGTGATTTTGAAAGTGGAATGGTTGCACCTCATACCGAAGTATACCAACATGAAATGCCAGGGGGGCAATATAGTAATTTACAACAACAGGCGAAGGCAGTTGGTCTAGGTGACAGATGGGATGAAGTGAAAGAGATGTACCATCAAGTAAACCTTATGTTTGGAGATATTATTAAAGTAACTCCATCTTCAAAAGTAGTTGGGGATATGGCTTTATTTATGGTCCAAAATGATTTAAGTGAAGCAGATGTCATTGAAAGAGGAGACACGATCGATTTTCCTGCATCGGTTATCGAGTTTTTTGAAGGATATTTAGGTCAACCATATGGAGGTTTTCCTGAAAAACTTCAAAAAGTGATTCTAAAAGGAAGAAACCCAATTTCTGTTCGCCCAGGTGAATTAATGGAAGATGTGGACTTTGAGGAATTGGAAAAACAATTAACAGAAGAAATAGGACAGCCGGTGACAAATAAAGATGTCATTGCCTATTCGTTATATCCTAAAGTGTTTACGGATTATGTGAAAACCTTCGAACAATTTGGAGATGTAGGTGTTCTTGATACTCCAACTTTCTTCTTTGGAATGAGATTAGGAGAGGAAATAGAGGTCGAGATTGAAACAGGTAAAACACTTATTGTAAAATTGGTGTCGATTGGACAACCTCAAGTAGACGGTACTAGAATTGTCTATTTTGAATTAAATGGACAACCGCGTGAAGTCGTAATTAAAGATGAAAGCATTAAATCAACCGTCGCTGCTAAAGCGAAAGTAGATCCAAAAAATGAGGAGCATATTGGTGCGACAATGCCAGGAACAGTTATTAAGGTGATTGCTAATAAAGGTGAAAAAGTGAAACGTGGCGATCATTTAATGATCACAGAGGCAATGAAAATGGAAACAACGGTACAAGCACCATTCTCAGGAATCATTAAAGATATTTATGTCCAAAATGGAGATGCCATTTCGGCGGGTGATTTATTAATTGAATTACAAAAGGCATAA
- a CDS encoding COX15/CtaA family protein, whose protein sequence is MRRGLKWLAVLTSIGMLFVLIGGALVTKTDSGLGCGREWPLCHGQIIPDEITIETIIELAHRLVSGVVGILVLVLSIWSWRAIGYIRETKFLSILSFFFLVLQGLIGAAAVLWGQSDFVLALHFGISLISFAAVLLLTLLIFEVDQKFDAHKLIVSNKMKWHTIGVTLYSYIVVYTGALVRHTKSSLICPDWPFCVNSSIVMPTNLYEWVQMGHRVAAGLIFIWIAYITYLAIKNHKHQKILYWGWIIAFILVTLQVIAGAFVVISRLNLYIALAHALFISCLFGLLCYFILLISRSNFIQNK, encoded by the coding sequence TTGCGACGAGGTTTAAAATGGTTGGCTGTTCTAACTTCAATAGGCATGCTTTTCGTCTTGATCGGTGGTGCTCTAGTTACTAAAACTGATTCAGGACTTGGGTGTGGTCGGGAATGGCCGCTATGTCATGGACAAATTATTCCAGACGAAATTACAATCGAAACAATTATTGAATTAGCACACAGACTAGTTTCAGGTGTTGTTGGAATTTTAGTATTAGTTTTATCAATCTGGTCATGGCGAGCTATTGGCTATATACGAGAAACGAAGTTTTTATCCATATTATCCTTCTTTTTCTTAGTCCTTCAAGGCTTGATTGGAGCCGCAGCAGTTCTTTGGGGACAGAGCGATTTTGTTCTTGCTTTACACTTTGGAATCTCTCTTATTTCATTTGCTGCCGTCCTCTTACTAACATTATTGATCTTTGAAGTTGACCAAAAATTTGACGCCCACAAACTTATAGTAAGTAATAAAATGAAATGGCATACGATTGGTGTCACTTTGTATAGTTATATCGTAGTTTACACTGGAGCCCTTGTGAGACATACAAAGTCAAGTTTAATTTGCCCAGACTGGCCATTTTGTGTCAATTCCTCCATTGTTATGCCGACTAACTTGTATGAATGGGTACAAATGGGCCATCGCGTAGCGGCGGGACTGATATTTATATGGATTGCCTATATTACTTATTTAGCTATTAAAAATCATAAACACCAGAAAATTCTATATTGGGGTTGGATCATCGCATTTATTTTAGTTACATTGCAAGTAATTGCTGGTGCCTTTGTCGTGATTTCCCGTTTAAATCTGTATATTGCACTTGCACATGCTTTATTTATCTCTTGTTTATTTGGTCTATTATGTTACTTTATACTGTTAATCTCACGGAGTAATTTCATTCAAAACAAATAA
- the cyoE gene encoding heme o synthase, with the protein MVSDSRVVTSVKESEIPKSTVLKDFFALVKIGIVNSNLITTFTGMWLAFTFNEMHFLNQLDIIFLTLVGSSLIIAGSASLNNYIDRDIDPLMERTKSRPTVTGKYSDSKVLIIGISTVVLGTIMLFLTTFMAGIIGLIGVFSYVVVYSMWSKRVHVSNTVVGSVSGAVPPLIGWAAVDPNLDIMAWMLFAIMFIWQPPHFYALAMKRCEEYRSAGIPMLPVVKGFAVTKRHMVLWVTALLPLPFFMTSLGTTFVVLATVLNIGWLALGLYGYKIKDDLKWARLMFVYSLQYLTILFVAMVIVTVI; encoded by the coding sequence ATGGTGTCAGATAGCCGTGTGGTTACTTCGGTTAAAGAGTCAGAAATCCCTAAATCAACAGTCTTAAAGGATTTTTTTGCGCTTGTTAAAATAGGAATAGTGAATTCAAATTTAATCACAACCTTTACTGGAATGTGGTTAGCCTTCACCTTTAATGAGATGCATTTCCTGAATCAATTAGATATTATCTTTCTAACTTTAGTCGGTTCCTCACTGATTATTGCTGGATCTGCAAGTTTGAACAACTATATTGATCGAGATATTGATCCTTTGATGGAACGTACAAAATCCCGGCCAACCGTAACGGGGAAATATAGTGATTCTAAAGTGCTGATCATTGGAATATCCACAGTCGTACTTGGAACGATCATGTTGTTCTTAACAACTTTTATGGCGGGTATTATCGGTCTAATTGGAGTATTTAGTTATGTTGTTGTTTATTCAATGTGGTCGAAGCGTGTTCATGTAAGTAATACAGTTGTAGGAAGTGTTTCCGGGGCTGTTCCACCATTAATTGGATGGGCAGCAGTAGATCCAAATCTTGATATTATGGCATGGATGCTATTTGCGATTATGTTCATTTGGCAACCACCACACTTCTACGCATTAGCCATGAAGCGCTGTGAAGAATATAGATCTGCGGGAATACCCATGCTTCCAGTAGTAAAAGGTTTTGCTGTAACAAAACGTCATATGGTTCTTTGGGTGACGGCGTTATTACCACTGCCATTTTTTATGACCTCATTAGGTACAACATTTGTTGTCTTGGCCACTGTGTTAAACATTGGCTGGCTTGCATTAGGATTATATGGTTACAAAATCAAAGATGACTTGAAATGGGCTAGACTTATGTTTGTTTACTCTTTGCAGTATTTAACCATCCTTTTTGTGGCAATGGTCATCGTTACAGTGATTTAA